AATTTTTATGCCCCGTCGCTGGTTGAAATCATCGGCTATTGCGGATTGGATTTTATCGTCATCGATGACGAACATGGGGCCTTCAGTTACCCCCAGATGGAAGAATTAATCCGCATCGCCGAGTTGACCGGGGTGACGCCCCTGGTGCGTATTTCCTACGACAAGGCGGCTATTCAGAAGGCGCTGGATCGGGGGGCCAGAGGGATCCATGTCCCGGTGGTCAATACCAAAGCCGATGCCGAAGCCGCGGTCCGAAAGGCCAAGTTCCCTCCCCTCGGAACCAGAGGGGCGGCCTATTCCGTGCGGGCCGCCCATTTCGGCGAATATAAGGGCAAGGCCTATCTGGACTCTGCAGACGATAATACGCTTATTATCGTGCATATTGAAACACCGGAAGGGGTGGCCCATTTCGAAGAGATAGTCAGCGTGCCCGGCGTGGATGTGGCCTTTATCGGCCCTACGGATCTGTCGGTTTCCCTGGGCTATAAGGCCGAAGGCCCGAATCATCCGGAAGTCAAAAAGGTTATCGGGGAGCTGTTCCGCAAAGGGCTCGACAAAGGGGTTATCATGGGATTTTTTGCAGGAGGCGCCGAAGAGATCGCCCAATGCGCCGGACAAGGTGCCCGGTATATCGCCACCATGTCCTCCGGCCTGATCGCCGCCAAATTCAAGGAAATAGCCAAGGCCGGACAAAATCTTCAATAAAATCGGAAAGGACAATTATGGCTTATACCATACTCATTCCACAGGATATCGCAGCGGAAGGCAAAGCCTACCTGCAGGAGCGGGGTTACCGGATCAAAATGGGCTCAGGAACCACAGTCCAGGCCATTAAAAAAGACGTCGTCGATTGTGAGGCCATTGTGGCCCGAACGGCCCCTTATCCGGCCGAGGTACTGGAGGCCGCTCCGAAATTAAAGGTCATCAGCCGGTGCGGTGTGGGGGTCGATAACATCGATCTGAAAGCGGCGGAACGTCTCGGCATCTGGGTGACTAATGCCCCGGAGTCCAATGCCCGGACCGTGGCCGAAGCGGCCCTGGGGTTCATCATCATGCTCGGCCGTCAGATGACCTGCTGCGAGCGGGAATTCCGCCGGGGCAACTTTGAAATCCGCAACCAGTTCCGGGGCATGGACCTGGGGGGAAAGGTCCTGGGCATCGTCGGTTGCGGCAGGATCGGCCGGCAGGTGGCCAGGATGGCCCGTCTGGCCCTGGAAATGAAGGTGTTGGCCTACGATCCATATCTCTCTAAGGACCAGGCTCCTGAAGGGGTGGAGATGGTGGACGACTGGGCGGCGATTTTTTCCCGGCCGGATTTTGTCTCCCTGCATTTGCCATCGGTCGGCCGGCCGCTGGTGGGTCTGAAGGAATTTTCTCTTATGAAGCCCTCGGCTTACTTTCTGAACCTGGCCCGGGGGGATGTTGTCTTTGAAGCAGAACTGATCGAAGCCCTGCAAAAAAAGACGATTGCCGGGGCGGCCCTCGACGTCTTCGACAAAGAACCGCCGGACCGGGATAATCCCTTGTTTGGGATGGAAAATGTTATTGTTACACCCCACAACACCGGACTGACCACGGAGTGCGCTATGCGGATGGCTATGGATGCGGCCAGCGGTGTTGAGGAAATCCTTAGCGGTAAAAGCCCGAGATGGCCGGTGAATAAACCGGCTTCGCCTCGATAATGGTTAGTGTTTAAGGATCGAAGATGATTGAGATTCGGATTCATGGACGAGGCGGCCAGGGGGCGGTCATCGCTTCAAAAATATTAGCCCAGGCGGCCATGCTGGATGGGCGATTCAGTCAATCTTTTCCGGCCTTCGGAGGAGAACGACGAGGGGCGCCGGTTGTGGCCTATGTAAGGATTGATGACCAGAGGATTCGGATGCGCTACCAGATTTATAAACCCGATTGTATCGTTGTATTGGATCCCAAATTATTCAAGATGGTCGATCTTACGGCGGGGTTAAAAGAAGGTTCGACTATAGTAGTTAATTCAAGTCCGAATCCTTTGTCTGTAGAGGATCAACACTATAAATGGTTTTTTGTCGATGCTTCGTCCATCAGCAGAAAATATGAGCTGGGACCTAAAACGGCTCCTATCGTCAATACCTCTATTCTGGGCGCCGTAATCCAGGC
This is a stretch of genomic DNA from Deltaproteobacteria bacterium. It encodes these proteins:
- a CDS encoding hydroxyacid dehydrogenase → MAYTILIPQDIAAEGKAYLQERGYRIKMGSGTTVQAIKKDVVDCEAIVARTAPYPAEVLEAAPKLKVISRCGVGVDNIDLKAAERLGIWVTNAPESNARTVAEAALGFIIMLGRQMTCCEREFRRGNFEIRNQFRGMDLGGKVLGIVGCGRIGRQVARMARLALEMKVLAYDPYLSKDQAPEGVEMVDDWAAIFSRPDFVSLHLPSVGRPLVGLKEFSLMKPSAYFLNLARGDVVFEAELIEALQKKTIAGAALDVFDKEPPDRDNPLFGMENVIVTPHNTGLTTECAMRMAMDAASGVEEILSGKSPRWPVNKPASPR
- a CDS encoding 2-oxoacid:acceptor oxidoreductase family protein, translating into MIEIRIHGRGGQGAVIASKILAQAAMLDGRFSQSFPAFGGERRGAPVVAYVRIDDQRIRMRYQIYKPDCIVVLDPKLFKMVDLTAGLKEGSTIVVNSSPNPLSVEDQHYKWFFVDASSISRKYELGPKTAPIVNTSILGAVIQATEVVKLDSLLAAIKESVPSKQEENMEAAKQAYTQVVGMRT